One window from the genome of Moorena sp. SIOASIH encodes:
- a CDS encoding type II toxin-antitoxin system RelE/ParE family toxin: MKLPVWQRRKPTAPSYVYPKSHLPPRLAFGMRLLLKAIESLSQFPKRCPLARENKYFSQEIRQLLYGRGRNSYRILFTILELPERATVRILHIRHASQQTLGEELG; encoded by the coding sequence TTGAAATTGCCAGTGTGGCAGAGGCGGAAGCCGACAGCGCCTTCCTACGTTTATCCCAAGTCACATCTCCCACCCAGGCTAGCCTTTGGTATGCGCTTATTGCTAAAAGCAATCGAATCTCTATCGCAATTTCCAAAACGTTGTCCTCTAGCAAGAGAGAATAAGTATTTCAGTCAAGAAATACGACAATTACTCTACGGTCGGGGACGTAATTCATATCGAATTCTTTTTACCATTCTCGAATTGCCTGAACGAGCGACCGTTCGCATTCTACACATCCGGCACGCATCACAGCAAACCCTAGGTGAAGAACTAGGCTGA
- a CDS encoding type II toxin-antitoxin system RelE/ParE family toxin — MKCKRLYCGFSWVAWFQRFSRRERMTDAMLLSAVMRAEQGLIDADLGGGVIKQRIARESQGKSGGYRSIILFLCGDKAFFIYGFAKSERDNISNDELADFKKAALEYLALSDEQIQQLIDIKALGEVKQ, encoded by the coding sequence ATAAAATGTAAGAGGTTATATTGCGGATTTTCATGGGTTGCATGGTTTCAACGCTTCTCCCGTAGGGAAAGAATGACAGATGCCATGTTGCTCTCAGCTGTGATGCGGGCAGAGCAAGGCTTAATCGATGCTGATCTCGGTGGAGGTGTCATCAAGCAGCGCATTGCCCGTGAGAGCCAGGGTAAGTCTGGAGGGTATCGCTCGATCATCCTATTCCTATGCGGTGATAAGGCGTTTTTTATATATGGGTTTGCCAAAAGTGAGCGCGATAATATCTCCAATGATGAGCTAGCAGACTTTAAGAAGGCGGCTTTAGAGTACTTGGCTCTGTCAGATGAACAGATTCAGCAATTGATAGATATTAAGGCACTAGGGGAAGTTAAGCAATGA
- a CDS encoding DNA-binding transcriptional regulator gives MSESLQYFSEAFAAIHESMEALHQIGAITKQTMDEFDQTCLTPFESLSPQDIRALRERENASIAVFARYLNVSHNQVSDWESGVKKPGGAALRLLTLVKKKGLQAIA, from the coding sequence ATGAGCGAATCACTACAGTACTTTTCAGAGGCTTTTGCTGCCATCCATGAGTCCATGGAAGCTTTGCATCAAATTGGTGCCATTACTAAGCAGACGATGGATGAGTTTGATCAAACCTGTCTTACTCCTTTTGAATCCCTATCTCCACAAGATATCCGTGCTTTGCGGGAGCGGGAAAATGCTTCAATAGCAGTCTTCGCTCGTTACCTCAATGTTTCACACAATCAGGTTTCCGACTGGGAAAGTGGTGTTAAAAAACCTGGGGGAGCTGCGCTACGCCTGTTGACGCTCGTGAAGAAAAAAGGGCTACAAGCGATCGCATAG
- a CDS encoding flagellar assembly protein H, with protein sequence MTRFIHDQFAKDYLEELLSQFGECQAPLEIRSEIRQVDVFFAPANQPPTSPEALGLLGKLATTPCLFEPFRNPVTINEIRTCLLKLLEVHTDFIRKGNRENTKLNEDNYPKLWILTPTASSAILEGFGAKSDPDYWGEGIYLLPSFQRTGLVIIHKLPKTLDTLWLRMLGRGRVQQQAIDELEALPETNQFRENTLLLLSSLRSNLEVSTDLEEQDRELIMRLSPLLLEKLEAATQSGIEQGVQQGLRMERTAIIENLLRVRFNSLDDQLRGIIEPMLSLSNQEFSALILQLSQLSREELLARFSD encoded by the coding sequence ATGACCCGATTTATTCACGACCAATTTGCCAAAGATTATTTAGAAGAATTACTATCACAATTTGGGGAATGTCAGGCTCCCCTAGAAATCCGCAGCGAAATCCGACAAGTCGATGTATTTTTTGCCCCAGCCAATCAACCACCAACTTCCCCAGAAGCCTTAGGCTTATTAGGGAAATTAGCTACAACGCCTTGTTTGTTTGAACCCTTTAGAAATCCGGTTACTATTAACGAAATTCGGACTTGCCTACTGAAATTATTAGAGGTACACACAGATTTTATTCGTAAAGGGAATCGAGAGAATACTAAGCTTAATGAGGATAATTACCCGAAATTATGGATTTTGACCCCGACAGCATCATCGGCAATATTAGAAGGCTTTGGTGCTAAGAGTGATCCGGACTATTGGGGTGAGGGAATTTATTTATTACCCTCATTCCAGAGGACGGGATTAGTCATAATACATAAATTACCAAAGACCTTAGACACTCTATGGTTGAGAATGTTAGGCAGAGGCAGGGTCCAACAACAGGCCATTGATGAATTAGAAGCACTGCCAGAAACAAATCAATTTCGGGAAAATACGTTATTGTTGTTATCTTCTCTGCGTAGTAACTTAGAAGTAAGTACAGATTTAGAAGAGCAAGACAGGGAGTTAATAATGCGGTTATCACCACTTTTATTAGAAAAATTAGAAGCTGCTACTCAGTCAGGTATAGAGCAGGGTGTGCAGCAGGGTCTGAGGATGGAGCGCACTGCGATTATCGAAAACTTGTTGAGAGTTCGATTTAATTCTCTTGATGACCAACTTAGAGGTATTATTGAACCAATGCTGTCCTTATCTAATCAAGAATTTTCCGCTTTAATTTTACAGTTATCTCAGCTATCCCGTGAGGAATTATTAGCAAGATTCAGTGATTAA
- a CDS encoding Txe/YoeB family addiction module toxin, which yields MKITFTEASWSDYIWLQENDKRLLKRVNLLVRDIIRNPFDGIGKPEPLKANLSGYWSRRINSEHRLVYEISEEELTIISCRFHYQK from the coding sequence ATGAAAATCACTTTTACCGAAGCATCCTGGTCTGACTATATTTGGCTACAAGAGAATGATAAAAGGCTATTAAAAAGAGTTAATTTACTAGTTAGAGACATAATAAGAAATCCATTTGACGGTATTGGCAAACCAGAACCTCTAAAGGCAAATTTATCAGGATATTGGTCAAGGCGGATTAATTCTGAGCATCGTTTAGTTTATGAAATATCTGAAGAGGAATTAACAATAATTTCTTGTCGATTCCACTATCAAAAATAA
- a CDS encoding type II toxin-antitoxin system prevent-host-death family antitoxin yields MKAITSNQAKQQLDELIDRVILDVEPTILCNDQGKQAVLMSLDEFNSWRETLYLLSNPANAEHLLESIGQAKSGKKSVKELIDE; encoded by the coding sequence ATGAAAGCAATTACGAGTAATCAAGCCAAACAACAATTAGATGAACTAATTGATCGGGTCATTCTTGACGTAGAACCAACTATTTTATGTAATGATCAAGGAAAACAAGCTGTTTTAATGTCTTTAGATGAATTTAACTCTTGGCGAGAAACACTATATTTATTATCCAACCCTGCCAATGCCGAACATCTATTAGAATCTATTGGACAAGCTAAATCAGGAAAAAAATCAGTTAAGGAATTAATTGATGAATGA